DNA from Streptomyces sp. NBC_01476:
ACTGCATCGCCGTACTCAAGGGCAACCACCCGAACCTCCACGCGCTGGTGAAAGACCTGCCCTGGAAGGACGTGCCGCTGATGGACCGCACCCGCACCGCGGCCCACGGCCGCGACGAGATCCGCGGCCTGAAGACCGTGACCGTGCCGGGGCTGCCGTTCCCGCACGCCGGCCAAGCGCTGCAGATCGTCCGCCGACGGCGCACGGTACGCACCGGGAAGGTCTCTCTCGAACGGGTCTGCGCACTCACCAGCCTCGCCGTTCACCAGGCAACCACCGCTGACCTGGCCAAACGCATACGCGGGCACTGGGCAATCGAGAATCGTGAGCACTACGTCAGGGACGTGACGTTCGAGGAGGACACCTCACGAGTAAGGACAGGCGGCGCACCACGGGCGATGGCCTCGCTGAGGAACCTGGCCATCGGCGCACTCCGCCTGACGGGGCGGGACAACATCGCCGAGGGCCTGCGCGATCACGGACGCGACATGGCCCGGCCGCTGGCGACTCTCGGACTCACGTGATCATTCCCGGCCGATCGCGAGAACGACGAAGCCCTGGTACAGACCCGCTGCAGGCCCTCCGACCGGGCCCGGTCCACGAGCATCGCAACCAACTGCTCGGCATTACTTCCGGACTGGCAGCCAGGT
Protein-coding regions in this window:
- a CDS encoding ISAs1 family transposase; this translates as MRRVLQRIDGDALDAAIGGWLTARAAAANAGGRDSHSPSQPVRAAVAVDGKSLRGAVRADGRRVHLLSALRGDGVVLAQREVGAKSNEITAFRPLLAPLDLTGAVVTFDALLTRTDHAKFLVEEKDAHCIAVLKGNHPNLHALVKDLPWKDVPLMDRTRTAAHGRDEIRGLKTVTVPGLPFPHAGQALQIVRRRRTVRTGKVSLERVCALTSLAVHQATTADLAKRIRGHWAIENREHYVRDVTFEEDTSRVRTGGAPRAMASLRNLAIGALRLTGRDNIAEGLRDHGRDMARPLATLGLT